In a genomic window of Leishmania mexicana MHOM/GT/2001/U1103 complete genome, chromosome 30:
- a CDS encoding surface membrane protein gp46-like protein, whose amino-acid sequence MTPMMLLRGAVQRERAALLVVALTLCLLLPPVRGADSPFTHYSAVQRENTRKFLQAFVDANPLLEKLPSVDFCEWVYCECTSKGVDLYLDERAMVQLPELSSGTAGKYVLVTSITLSYGKDTLKGTLPASWGSLTRIEYVSLYSNSLTGTLPPEWAQMKAAKWFLLYRNELTGTIPEAWSSLRYMTWACLDDNNLTGTLPSSWGSAPQLAIIEARRNRLTGTLPPTWGSLRKLSSITLTENNLTGSLPAEWVSAQTLYGVSVEQNNLCGCVPSAWVSHTFPYGMRVDGSLLAADCSTANACK is encoded by the coding sequence ATGACGCCCATGATGCTGCTCCGGGGTGCTgtgcagcgcgagagagccGCTCTCCTCGTTGTGGCGCTAACCCTGTGCCTGCTCCTGCCGCCCGTGCGTGGCGCGGACTCGCCGTTCACCCACTACAGCGCCGTGCAGAGGGAGAACACGCGCAAGTTCCTGCAGGCCTTCGTGGACGCGAACCCGCTGCTCGAGAAGCTGCCGTCAGTGGACTTCTGCGAGTGGGTCTACTGCGAGTGCACGAGCAAGGGCGTGGACCTGTACCTGGATGAGAGAGCcatggtgcagctgccggagCTGTCCTCTGGCACTGCTGGCAAGTATGTGCTGGTCACTTCCATCACTCTCAGCTACGGCAAGGACACATTGAAgggcacgctgccggcgagCTGGGGGAGCCTGACGCGCATCGAGTACGTCTCGCTGTACTCGAACTCGCTGACGGGCACCCTGCCGCCGGAGTGGGCGCAGATGAAGGCGGCGAAGTGGTTCCTGCTGTACCGCAACGAGCTGACGGGCACCATTCCGGAGGCGTGGAGCAGTCTGCGCTACATGACGTGGGCGTGCCTGGACGACAACAATCTGACCGGAACACTCCCCTCGTCGTGGGGCAGCGCACCGCAGCTGGCGATCATCGAGGCCCGGAGAAATCGGCTGACCGGGACATTGCCGCCGACGTGGGGGAGTCTGCGGAAGCTCAGCTCCATCACGCTGACGGAGAACAATCTGACCGGGTCCCTTCCAGCGGAGTGGGTGTCTGCCCAGACGCTGTACGGTGTGTCCGTGGAGCAGAACAACCTGTGCGGCTGTGTTCCGAGCGCGTGGGTGTCTCACACTTTTCCCTATGGTATGAGGGTCGACGGCAGCCTCTTGGCCGCCGATTGCTCGACAGCCAACGCGTGCAAGTGA